The region CACACGGACCAGGGCTGGCGAAAGCTGCTGCTTCGTTTGCATTTTCGCGAGCGGTCGTCCACCTGCAACTGTCGTGTTCGCGGTACCTTGGGCATCGCGTCGGCGCGGCAGCAGGTCGGGCGCGACGATCATCAGCCCGTGGCCGATGTTGCGGTTGAATGCCGCGTACGCAACGATGTCATACGCCGGCGGGAACTGCGGGGTCTTGCCGTCCGGGTAGCGCAGGCCGACGTTTTTCAGATGCATGTCCGGATTGCCGAGCATCTCGTTGACCACCAGGCGGCGCAGCAGCTCATGCACCGCCGCCTCCCCCAACGAGTCGAAGGTGTACAAGACCGCCGCGATATCGAGGTACGTCAGGGGGCCCGTCGCGGGCCGGCCGCCGCCGTACTTGTCTTCGGGCATCTGTCCCAGTATCTGCGCGAAGTCTTCGCAATGGATACGGCCGCCGCCCGGCATGCGGTCGTAGCGGACGACCGCCAGGAAGTTGGTCCGGCCATCGGCATCGCCCAGGTCGTAACCGTGTTGCACGGCCAGCTTTTCCAGAGGCTCGAGGTAGGTCTCGCAGACAGTGACGCCGGCCGCGGCGGCCAGTTGCAGCGACAGATGCTCCAGCTCCGGCAGCATGGGCTGCCCTACGACCGGCAGCTTGGCGATGATGTGGGTATCCGCATCCTTGGTGCGGCCGACGTAGCGGTCACCGTCCTTGATCACCGCCACCTTGGGCTGCACCCCGGAAAGCGACACGCCGTCATCCATGGGCGCTTCGGTGACCGACATCTCCAGCGCATCCTGGTTCTGCGTGATGTACCGCGTCATCTCGTCTTGCGACAGCGCGACGGGAAACGCATACACGTTGCCCGGCAGGTCCTTGCCGCAGGCCGCCAGCATTTCAAAGTTATCGGTCGGCGCGCATTCCCGCAGCGCCGCGACATGATCTCGAAACACGCCTTCGGGCAGAAGGTTCTGGAAAAAGGCCGGCAGCAGCCAGCCGTTCTTGTTCGAGTAGCGGCCGTTGAACGGCGTGGCCGTAATGTCACGCCAGAAGGCGGCCTGCTGCTCGGGATTGTCCGACAGGTATGCGGCCGAGATGACGGGGGGATTACGCAGGGCGATGAAGGCATCGTCCGCGACAAATCGGGTGATGACTTGCGCGTCCGCCCGCCCCGGCTCTTGATATTGAAAGAGCACGCCGATACGCAGCTTGCCGATCGCAAGACCCAGGGCCTTGATGTTCATGGTTCAGTCCTGCCCTTCAAAGCGTCGATGCGCTCCAGGGCGCCGGCGACGCGCGAACGGACAGCGGGTGGCGTGACGGGGCCGGCCGCCACCGCCGGCGCGGCATCCTTGGGCGCCAATACCAGCTCCAGCCCCAGGCGGTCAGCAAGGGCGAAGAGCGTGCTCAATTTGAAGTCCTCGGTTCCGCTCAGCACTTTGGTCAAGGTCCGCTGCGAAACCCCCGCCTCGTCCTTGAGCAGCGCTTGGGTCACCCCGCGGCGCTTGATGGCCGCCCGCAACGCCTCTGCCACTTCTTCGTAGGTTTTCATAGCACTATAGTAGTGTAATTGCTATTTACACTACTATAGTAATACAAATCCCAGTTAATCCGCACTACTACAGTGCCATAAAATCCATTTCCACTACTATAGTTCCACACCCACGGAGATTAGGCTATCCCACTCGTATCCAGAGCGCGGAGGCATCGTCGCTGGGCTTGAAGCGGGGGTAGCGCAGGCAGCCGTCATCCTCTTCTTCGATGCGGCGCAGTTCTTCCGCGAGGGGCACCAGGCCGTGCTCCTGTATCCGCGCGACGAGCCTGGCGGCATCGTAGCGGTGATAGGTATCGATCAGGGCGGCGTAGCCGTCGCTCAGCAGGAACAGGTCGTCGCCCGGCGTTAACTTCGCGCGTGCATAGTGCGTGTGCGCCTTGATCTGTTCGGCGTCGATGCCCAGCGCCACATTGGCGCGGTCGCGAGAAGCGCGGCGGTCCGCGAGAACCTCTGGCGAACTTACGCCGCTCGCGCCCGCGCCCGGGCCCAGAGCGGCGGCCTCGGCCTGTTCGATGTGGCGGTCGGGTTCGGGGGTCAGAAAGGCGACGCCCTGGGCGCTGCGATGCAGGATCACGCAGTCGGCGATGCAGGCGCAGCCCAGACCGTCTTCGTCGATGGCGATCGCGGCAAACGCCGCCCGGGGCACTTCCCAGCGGGCAACCGGATCGCGACGCCGCTCCCGCTCGTAGGCGGCGGCCACCTGGTCGAAGACAGCGGCGCAGATATTTTCGATAGTCCCGCCCGCGCCGGTAAATGCCTTGTGCGCCGTAGCGGCCAGCCAGGCCGCGCCGCCTTGCGGCCCCATCAGTCCCGGCGGCCCCAGGTCCGTCGCACCGTCGATGACCCATGCGTGCCGCTCCCCGCAACCGATACGGTCGTCATTGGGAACGCTGGTTTTACCCGCGATGCTCAGGGATTGAATCAGATCGAAATGCATGGCTCGGGGTCCATCGATAGGTAATGGCCAAGGCATATGGCGGTCACCAGATCATAGTCGCCGGAGCAGTGGCTGAAAAAACGTGGTCATTGGAAAGATCGATGGCGACTATTCCGCCGCAGAGGCAGTGATCCCGCCACGGGGGGGTTATTTAGTCCTATTTTTCGATGAGTTCGATGGTGTGCGGCCGATACGCCTCACGATGCTGCATGCGATCCGATCGGCCTGTCTGCGGGTCCGGCAGGATCTGCATCCTCTATCCATGAACCCATTGATCGCGAGGTTAATCGCCGTGAACACGCAAGTCACAGAAGCTGTGCCCAACCCAGGCAAACCACCCAAGAAAATCCGCATATCCGTCCGCCTTTCCCTCGATGTCGTGGAAGGCTTCCGCGCCACCGGCCACGGCTGGCAGGCGCGCGTGAATCAGGTGTTAAAGGATTGGCTTCAGGCCCGTAGCGCCATGCAGCAGGAGCGCGACATGAACAAGACCTGAAGGCGAATCCCCTACTCGGCAGTCAGCAACCCCGAGGCGACCAGGCCCTGATACGTCGCGGTCTGGCGCGCCAGGAACTGCTCGAACTCCGCGCCGTTCATCTTGACCGGCACGCCACCGATGTCTTCTATGCGTTTGCGTATCGCCGGATCCGCCAGCGCGGCGTCGCTCGCCTGGACAAGGCGCGCGACGACGCCGGCAGGAACGTCGCGCGGCGCCATGGTCGCCGTGAACGGCGCGATATCCACCTCGGGCTGCTTGAGTTCCGTCATGGTCGCGACATCAGGCAAGGATGAAACGCGCTGCGGGAAGACCACGGCCAGGGCGCGCAATTGTCCCCCCTTGATCAACTGCAGCGCCGAAGGCAGGTCCGTTGCCACTACATCCAACTGACCGCCAAGCAGATCCTGCACCGCCGGCCCCGCGCCCTTATACGCCGCGATGATGAACTTTTCGGACAGCGCCTTCTGCAATTGCAGGATGTTCACATGCCCCGCCGTCCCATTGCCAGGATGACCGAACTTCAGGGCGCCGGGATGAGACTTCGCATACGCCACCAGGTCCGCATAGGTCTTCCATTGTGAATCGGGCTTGGTCACGATCACCCCGGGAACCTGGGTCAGCAGCGCCACCGGCTTCATGTCCTTCAAGCTGTAGCTGGCCGTCTTGCCCGCCAACTGCCAACTCGCCACGATGGGCGCCGTGGTGCCTATCATGATGGTGTAGCCGTCCGGCGTGGCCCGCACCATTTGCGTAGCGCCGATCATGCCGCCGGCGCCGCCTTTGTTTTCCACGATGAACGACTGATTCAATTGCTTGCCGTAAGCCTCGGCAAAGATGCGGGCGCTGCTGTCGGCATTGCCCCCAGGTACGAAGGGCACGATGACCCTGACGGCGTGGTTGGGATAGTCGGCCTTCTGTGCCCAGGTCAGGAGAGGATGCGCGAGCAAGGTGGCGGCGATGGCGACCGCGAACACGCCGCGGCGTTGAGCGGGGAATTTCATTGTCTGTCTCCGGATTAATCTGTTTTTTGGTAGATCGAAGTTGAAGCAAAAACGGGGAAACACTACGGCGTAGCGGCTATCAAATGTTCCTCACATAGATCATCAAGACTGCGGACGCCCAGCAGAGCCATATCGCGGTGTATTTCGTCGCGCAGCAGCGTGATCGCATGGGCCACGCCTTGCTCGCCGCCAACGGCTGCGGCATAGGCCATGGGACGGCCAACGAAAACATGGTCAGCGCCCTGCGCCAGCGCCTTGAGGACATCCGTGCCACGACGGATGCCGCTGTCCAGCATCAAGGCCATCCGGCCCTTCGCCTTCACTGCGTCAGGCAGCACAAGCAAAGGAGGCGCCGTGCCGTCCAGCTGCCGGCCACCGTGGTTGGACAGGATCACGCCGTCGGCGCCGGCCTGTTCCGCCCGCATGACATCGCTCGAGGAAATGATCCCTTTGACCACCAGCTTGCCGGACCATTGCCGGCGTATGAGCGCAAGATGCTCCCAGCTCAGGTGATCGCGCAGGCCGAACTGCCGCACGACATTGCTGGAGATGATGGGCACGCCGCGACCGGATCCCGCATTCTCGAAATGCGGCATGCCGTGTTTGACCAAGGTGCGGCCCAAAGTGCCCAGCAACCAACGAGGACGCAGCACGCCGTCCCAGGCCAGGCGCAGACTCGGCCGCAGGGGGGTGGAAAAACCGACGCGCACATTGTTTTCGCGGTTGGCCAAGGTGGCGGTATCGACCGTCACGACCAGAGTCTGGAATCCGGCTTGCCGCACGCGCTCCAGCAGGCTTTCGATGTGTGCGGGCTCACCCGGAATATAGGCCTGGAACCAGGCGCAGGTCGGCGCCGCCTGCGCCACCCGCTCCATGCGCGTCAGCGACGCGCCGCTCAAGATGTAAGGGATTCCGGCGGCCTCCGCGGCCCGCGCTATGGCGACGTCGCCATCGAACGCGAACATGGCGCAAAGCCCCATGGGCGCGATGCCGAACGGTGCGCGATAGCGCTGACCCAGCAGTTCCCGGCCCTGTTCACGCGTGGAGACGTCCACCAGGACGTTGGTCCGGAACAGCCATCGACGAAAGGCCGCCACATTGGCCTGCAAAGTGACGTTGTCCTCCACCCCGCCCTGCAGATAGCCGAAGATCGGCCGCGGCAAGACCCGCCGGGCCGCGGGTTCGAGGTCGGCAAGGCAAAGAATGCCGCGCAGTGCGGAAGGCAGGTGCTTGCGGGCATTCGGCGCCGGACCAAGCTGCTGCCGCGGTGGAGTGGTCGTCATGGAATTCCGTGAGAGTCCGCATGAATGCAGAAGGGCTCACATTGGAAAACACGACCTCGCCAATCGGCAATGCGTTACGCCCTGCGTAACGTCAGGGGTGCCACGTCGCCCGCAGGGCGGTGGCAGGAACGCCTCCCAGCGCCACGCCCAGTTGCTTGGCGGCGGCGACCGTGGCGGGTGCCAGCTTGCGCAGGACAGCCGGTGTCAGCCGTTCAACCGGACCGGATGTGCTGATCGCCCCCAGCACCGTACCTTGCCCGCCCCGTACCGCGGCCGCGACGGCGGCGGCGCCAGTGGAGCGTTCAGCGCGCGCCCAATGGAAACCCTGGCGCCTGATTTCTTCGTACAGATCGCCTGGTTCACCCAGCGCGGCAAGGATGGTGCGGCCTGGCGCGCCCAGCTCCAGGGGCAGGAGCTCGCCCGAGCGAGGGTGATCGGGACGCGCATTGGGGCCGTCGCATCGCATCAGGCAGCTGCGCAGGTTGCCCTCGTGCACGTAGAACGAGGCGCTCTCGCCTGTCTTGATCGAGAGCTGACGCAGCACGGGCTCGATCACCGCGCCGATGTCGAACTGGGCCTGGTAACGCGAGCCTATCCACCCGGCCGCGGGCCCGAGGCGCCACGCCCCGTCCTCACGCTGGACCATGAAGCGCGATAGCGCCAAGGTGCGTGCCAGCCTCAACGCGGTGGGTTTGTGCATGCCCGTGCGGCGGGCCAGTTCCGTCAGCGACAGAAAGACCTCGTCGCCGCCGTCAAATGCCTTGAGCAAAGACATCGCGCGAACGACGGAATGGACGTGCTCCTGCCCGGGTGTCGGCGGAATGTCCGCGGGTCCCTTCAGAGGGGACCGCGCGGTGGGTAGCGCTGGAGCTTTGCTGACACGGGATGTCGCCATGGCTGTTTACGTGCGGGAAGTCGATCGCTGAATATTGATCATTGATGCCGCCATGTTACGCCTGCCGTAACGCATTGCCTTTCCGCGGGCCTATGGTCATCATTCCTACCCTCAGAAAAAACAGATTTGGAGACTTGGCGATGAGCACCCTGGCGAACCTGGGCAGGCGCCGCCTGCTCGGCGCGATGGCAATCCTTCCCTTTGCCGCTGCCGCGCAGGAGCGTTACCCGAGCAGGCCGATCCGCTTGATCATTCCTTTCGCCGTGGGCGGTGCGACGGATGTCCTGGGCCGCGAGCTGGCGCAGGCCCTGGGCGCCAACCTGGGCCAGTCCTTCGTCGCCGAGAACATGGGCGGCGGCGCTGGCGTGCCGGCCCTCAACACCGTGGCGCGTTCCTCCCCGGATGGCTATACGGTGCTGTTTTGCGCGTCCGGCAACATTACTTCGCAGCCCCTGCTAAGCAAGCACCGCGTCGACATCCTGACCGAGGTGGCGCCCGTTGCCATGGTCGATTCGGCGCCGCACGTGCTGGTGGTGAGCGCCAAGACGCCGATCAAATCGGTGGAGGAACTCATCGCTTATGCCAAGGCCAACCCCGGCGCGCTGAACTTCGCGTCCGCGGGTGTCGGCGGGCTTGCGTACCTGGGCACTGAACTGTTCGCGCACAAGGCGGGCATCCAGGTGACGCACATCCCGTACAAAGGCGCCGGTCAGGTGATGACGGATCTGGCCGCCGGCCGGGTCCAGGCCATTTTCGGGACCATGCCGTCGTTCACCGCGATGATCAAGAGCGGTTCGATCCGGCCGCTGGGGATAACCGCGCCCAGCAATGCCAGCCCGATGAAGGGCCTGCCGCAGATTTCCCAGACCGTGCCTGGCTTCACCTACAGTTCATGGAACGCCATCTTCGCGCCGGCGCGTACGCCTGCCAGCGTCATCGACAGGTTGTATGACGCCTTGGAGCAGGTGCTGCGCGATCCCGCGTTGGCGCAGCGTTTCGACGTCCAGGGCGTGGACCTGATGCTGAAACGTCCTGATGTGTTGCGTGAGATCGTGCGTCAGGAAACGGCGGTATGGGATCGCGTCATCAAGGACGCGAATATTGAATTGAACTGACGCGGAGGGATGGGAATGGCGTCGGGATATGTCATCGATCAGGCCTCGTGGCGTGGCCAGTCGATGTTGGCCTCAGTGGGGCGGCGTCTTGTCAGCTACGGTCTGGATGCCACGGGATTGATCGAGCGTGACACGCTGGAGATGCCCCTGGATGTCCAGTATGCCTGCTTCCATCCGCGCAGGCCCATCGCCTACGTCGCGTGCAGCAACGGCGGCGTCGCAAGCGTGGGAGATCGTCACTGCCTGGTTCAGGTGGCGCTGGACGACGTCGGCATGCGCGTGTTGGCGGAACCCGTCGCGCTCCCGTATCGGCCGCTACACCTGGCCCTGAGCGCGGTCGGAGATCGCCTGGCGCTGGCCTACAACCGTCCGGCAGCCGTGACCATCCACGACCTGGATACTCTCGGCTTCGTGAGGGGACAGAAATGCCTGGCGGAGGGCGCTGATCTGGTCGGTTGGTTTCCCCATCAGGTGCTGCCGATGCCCTCCGGCGCCGACTGGCTGCTGACGTGCCGTGGCGATGACGCCCGTTTCGCCAGCAAGGAGAACCCTGGCGCTTTGCGGGTGCTGCGCGAAGACGGACCATCGATGGCAGGCGTGCGTGCCGTCGCGCCGAATGGCGGCTTTGGTTTCGGTCCGCGGAACTGCGCTTTCCATCCGAACAGGCCTATCCTTTACGCGGTGTTGGAGCGGCAAAATCGTCTGGTGGGATTCCGGTGCAGTGGCGGCGTCATCGACTCCGCGCCTTGTTGGTCAGTCGATCTTTTGAAGAATCCCAAGACGGTGCGCTCGCCGCAATTGGGCGGCGCAATCGTGCTTCATCCTGCCGGTCGCTACGCGTATGTCATCAACCGCGCCCATCCAGTGCCCGCGGCACCGGGCCAGCCTGTCCCCTGCGGCGAGAACAGCATCGTGGTCTTCGAGCTGGATGACGCGACGGGTGAACCTCGGCGACTGCAACGGGTGGAACTGGATGGCCTGCATGCGCGCTGCGTTGCCTTGTCAGAAGACGGCAGCGTCCTGGTCGCTGCGTTAAGACAGGCCGGCCGCCGCGTGGACGACGACGGCCGCATCGTGGCTCATGCCGCTGGCTTGCACAGCTTCCATGTGGCCGGCTCTGGCCATTTGGCGCTGATGCGTCAGGACGTGGTCGACGTGGGCACGGAGCAGTTGTTCTGGGCCGACTTCGTGCCGGCCTATCGCCCCACGGTGTGCCGCCCCGCCCAATGACGCGCGATATCGATACGCCGGCATATCCACACGCGGTCGTGCCGCTGCACGTGATCCAGAAAGCGCTGCAAAGCGACAAAACGTCCCGGTCGCCCTAAAAGCCGGCAGTGCATGCCTATGGACATCATGCGCGGCGTCTCGGCGCCCTCGGCATACAGCACGTCAAAGCTGTCGCGCAGATATTCATAGAAATGCGTCGCGGTGTTGAACCCCTGGGGCGTGGCAAAACGCATGTCGTTGGTGTCCAGGGTGTACGGCACCACCAGATGGGGCGACACCGTGCCATCCTGCCGCGCCACCTGCGTCCAGAACGGCAGGTCATCGCCGTAATAATCGCTGTCGTACTCGTAGCCGCCATGCTCGACCAGCAGGCGCCGGGTGTTAGGGCTGTCGCGGCCGGTGTACCAGCCCAGCGGCCACGCGCCGCCGGTCAGCTGGCGCACGCATTCCGTGGCCGACCGCATATGCTCGCGCTCGGTGGCCTCGTCA is a window of Bordetella sp. N DNA encoding:
- a CDS encoding type II toxin-antitoxin system HipA family toxin, with the translated sequence MNIKALGLAIGKLRIGVLFQYQEPGRADAQVITRFVADDAFIALRNPPVISAAYLSDNPEQQAAFWRDITATPFNGRYSNKNGWLLPAFFQNLLPEGVFRDHVAALRECAPTDNFEMLAACGKDLPGNVYAFPVALSQDEMTRYITQNQDALEMSVTEAPMDDGVSLSGVQPKVAVIKDGDRYVGRTKDADTHIIAKLPVVGQPMLPELEHLSLQLAAAAGVTVCETYLEPLEKLAVQHGYDLGDADGRTNFLAVVRYDRMPGGGRIHCEDFAQILGQMPEDKYGGGRPATGPLTYLDIAAVLYTFDSLGEAAVHELLRRLVVNEMLGNPDMHLKNVGLRYPDGKTPQFPPAYDIVAYAAFNRNIGHGLMIVAPDLLPRRRDAQGTANTTVAGGRPLAKMQTKQQLSPALVRVFCGALGIPEKPAAKVISDCVRKAYRTWPAMIAAAGITSQQKKKLLDHFQAHPFVASLARRDKRDKAPPDA
- a CDS encoding helix-turn-helix domain-containing protein, with translation MKTYEEVAEALRAAIKRRGVTQALLKDEAGVSQRTLTKVLSGTEDFKLSTLFALADRLGLELVLAPKDAAPAVAAGPVTPPAVRSRVAGALERIDALKGRTEP
- a CDS encoding protein phosphatase 2C domain-containing protein; the protein is MHFDLIQSLSIAGKTSVPNDDRIGCGERHAWVIDGATDLGPPGLMGPQGGAAWLAATAHKAFTGAGGTIENICAAVFDQVAAAYERERRRDPVARWEVPRAAFAAIAIDEDGLGCACIADCVILHRSAQGVAFLTPEPDRHIEQAEAAALGPGAGASGVSSPEVLADRRASRDRANVALGIDAEQIKAHTHYARAKLTPGDDLFLLSDGYAALIDTYHRYDAARLVARIQEHGLVPLAEELRRIEEEDDGCLRYPRFKPSDDASALWIRVG
- a CDS encoding BrnA antitoxin family protein, whose product is MVIGKIDGDYSAAEAVIPPRGGYLVLFFDEFDGVRPIRLTMLHAIRSACLRVRQDLHPLSMNPLIARLIAVNTQVTEAVPNPGKPPKKIRISVRLSLDVVEGFRATGHGWQARVNQVLKDWLQARSAMQQERDMNKT
- a CDS encoding tripartite tricarboxylate transporter substrate binding protein; amino-acid sequence: MKFPAQRRGVFAVAIAATLLAHPLLTWAQKADYPNHAVRVIVPFVPGGNADSSARIFAEAYGKQLNQSFIVENKGGAGGMIGATQMVRATPDGYTIMIGTTAPIVASWQLAGKTASYSLKDMKPVALLTQVPGVIVTKPDSQWKTYADLVAYAKSHPGALKFGHPGNGTAGHVNILQLQKALSEKFIIAAYKGAGPAVQDLLGGQLDVVATDLPSALQLIKGGQLRALAVVFPQRVSSLPDVATMTELKQPEVDIAPFTATMAPRDVPAGVVARLVQASDAALADPAIRKRIEDIGGVPVKMNGAEFEQFLARQTATYQGLVASGLLTAE
- a CDS encoding alpha-hydroxy acid oxidase; amino-acid sequence: MTTTPPRQQLGPAPNARKHLPSALRGILCLADLEPAARRVLPRPIFGYLQGGVEDNVTLQANVAAFRRWLFRTNVLVDVSTREQGRELLGQRYRAPFGIAPMGLCAMFAFDGDVAIARAAEAAGIPYILSGASLTRMERVAQAAPTCAWFQAYIPGEPAHIESLLERVRQAGFQTLVVTVDTATLANRENNVRVGFSTPLRPSLRLAWDGVLRPRWLLGTLGRTLVKHGMPHFENAGSGRGVPIISSNVVRQFGLRDHLSWEHLALIRRQWSGKLVVKGIISSSDVMRAEQAGADGVILSNHGGRQLDGTAPPLLVLPDAVKAKGRMALMLDSGIRRGTDVLKALAQGADHVFVGRPMAYAAAVGGEQGVAHAITLLRDEIHRDMALLGVRSLDDLCEEHLIAATP
- a CDS encoding helix-turn-helix domain-containing protein, yielding MATSRVSKAPALPTARSPLKGPADIPPTPGQEHVHSVVRAMSLLKAFDGGDEVFLSLTELARRTGMHKPTALRLARTLALSRFMVQREDGAWRLGPAAGWIGSRYQAQFDIGAVIEPVLRQLSIKTGESASFYVHEGNLRSCLMRCDGPNARPDHPRSGELLPLELGAPGRTILAALGEPGDLYEEIRRQGFHWARAERSTGAAAVAAAVRGGQGTVLGAISTSGPVERLTPAVLRKLAPATVAAAKQLGVALGGVPATALRATWHP
- a CDS encoding tripartite tricarboxylate transporter substrate binding protein yields the protein MSTLANLGRRRLLGAMAILPFAAAAQERYPSRPIRLIIPFAVGGATDVLGRELAQALGANLGQSFVAENMGGGAGVPALNTVARSSPDGYTVLFCASGNITSQPLLSKHRVDILTEVAPVAMVDSAPHVLVVSAKTPIKSVEELIAYAKANPGALNFASAGVGGLAYLGTELFAHKAGIQVTHIPYKGAGQVMTDLAAGRVQAIFGTMPSFTAMIKSGSIRPLGITAPSNASPMKGLPQISQTVPGFTYSSWNAIFAPARTPASVIDRLYDALEQVLRDPALAQRFDVQGVDLMLKRPDVLREIVRQETAVWDRVIKDANIELN
- a CDS encoding beta-propeller fold lactonase family protein, which translates into the protein MASGYVIDQASWRGQSMLASVGRRLVSYGLDATGLIERDTLEMPLDVQYACFHPRRPIAYVACSNGGVASVGDRHCLVQVALDDVGMRVLAEPVALPYRPLHLALSAVGDRLALAYNRPAAVTIHDLDTLGFVRGQKCLAEGADLVGWFPHQVLPMPSGADWLLTCRGDDARFASKENPGALRVLREDGPSMAGVRAVAPNGGFGFGPRNCAFHPNRPILYAVLERQNRLVGFRCSGGVIDSAPCWSVDLLKNPKTVRSPQLGGAIVLHPAGRYAYVINRAHPVPAAPGQPVPCGENSIVVFELDDATGEPRRLQRVELDGLHARCVALSEDGSVLVAALRQAGRRVDDDGRIVAHAAGLHSFHVAGSGHLALMRQDVVDVGTEQLFWADFVPAYRPTVCRPAQ
- the puuE gene encoding allantoinase PuuE, yielding MTDTYPRDFIGHGAKPPQADWPGGARIAVQFVLNYEEGAESSVLDGDALSERFLSEIVGAEGYPARHMSMESIYEYGSRVGVWRILREFERRGLPLTIFGVALALQRNPDVARACVELGHEIASHGWRWLHYQNVDEATEREHMRSATECVRQLTGGAWPLGWYTGRDSPNTRRLLVEHGGYEYDSDYYGDDLPFWTQVARQDGTVSPHLVVPYTLDTNDMRFATPQGFNTATHFYEYLRDSFDVLYAEGAETPRMMSIGMHCRLLGRPGRFVALQRFLDHVQRHDRVWICRRIDIARHWAGRHTVGR